The Nicotiana tabacum cultivar K326 chromosome 14, ASM71507v2, whole genome shotgun sequence genome contains a region encoding:
- the LOC142168831 gene encoding uncharacterized protein LOC142168831, with translation MGETSFSLVYGAETLISVEIGEPSTRYTHATTEANKEELQVNLDLLEERIEAALIRMAAKKQMIERYYNRKANLRHFNIGDFFLKKVFRSTKAANAENLSPNWECRYRVQGIAGKGAYESETIDGKVLPSN, from the coding sequence ATGGGTGAGACTTCGTTTTCACTTGTGTACGGTGCAGAAACTTTAATTTCGGTGGAGATAGGTGAACCAAGTACGAGGTACACACATGCCACTACAGAGGCAAATAAGGAAGAGTTGCAGGTAAATTTGGATTTATTAGAAGAAAGGATAGAAGCAGCATTAATTCGAATGGCGGCTAAAAAGCAGATGATTGAACGATATTATAATAGGAAAGCTAATTTGAGGCACTTCAATATTGGGGATTTCTTCCTCAAAAAGGTATTCCGGTCAACAAAAGCGGCAAATGCAGAAAATTTGAGCCCAAATTGGGAATGCCGGTATAGGGTTCAAGGCATCGctggaaaaggagcatacgagtcaGAAACCATAGATGGCAAGGTACTACCGTCGAACTAG